In Marinobacter antarcticus, one genomic interval encodes:
- the glmS gene encoding glutamine--fructose-6-phosphate transaminase (isomerizing), whose product MCGIVGAVSERDVQGILLEGLRRLEYRGYDSAGMAVLDGKSAVQRAREVGKVASLAAAIETNPLSGYLGIAHTRWATHGEPSQLNAHPHMSGDRLAIVHNGIIENYQELREELKADGFEFTSQTDTEVVVHLIEKNYRELGKLYDAVKTSITRLRGAYALAVVHADEPDHMVVCREGSPLVVGVGIGENFIASDQLALLPVTDRFMFLEEGDLADIRRDHIEIHDREGTPVERSISRFEHSADSADKGEYRHFMLKEINEQPRVIKATMEGRVTESRVLEQALGTEAGDLLKDVRHVQIIACGTSYHAGMVARYWIEDLAGVPCSVEVASEFRYRKHVIQKDTLFLCISQSGETADTLAALRQAKKAGFRAALAICNVPGSSLVRESDLVIMTQAGPEIGVASTKAFTTQLTALLIFTLALARKNGLSEEREADIVKALHLVPGQVSDVLALDGEIAEISKRFMDKNHALFLGRGSQFPVALEGALKLKEISYIHAEAYPAGELKHGPLALVDSEMPVVTVAPNNSMAEKLKSNLEEVRARGGELFVFADRAADVKPEENTHVVLLPEVHEITAPIVYTVPLQLLSYHVAVLKGTDVDQPRNLAKSVTVE is encoded by the coding sequence ATGTGTGGCATTGTAGGTGCAGTTTCGGAACGGGACGTTCAGGGCATTCTTCTTGAGGGCCTGCGCCGCCTGGAATATCGAGGGTATGATTCTGCCGGCATGGCAGTTCTGGATGGTAAGAGCGCTGTGCAGCGCGCTCGGGAAGTCGGCAAGGTAGCATCGCTGGCGGCAGCCATCGAAACCAACCCGCTTTCCGGTTATCTGGGTATTGCTCACACCCGCTGGGCAACCCACGGTGAGCCATCACAGCTGAACGCCCACCCGCACATGTCCGGCGATCGCCTGGCGATTGTTCACAACGGCATCATCGAGAACTATCAGGAGCTGCGTGAAGAACTGAAGGCCGACGGCTTTGAGTTTACCTCGCAGACTGATACCGAAGTTGTTGTGCACCTGATAGAAAAGAACTACCGCGAGCTGGGTAAGCTGTACGATGCAGTGAAGACCTCAATTACCCGCCTGCGTGGCGCCTACGCGCTAGCCGTCGTGCATGCCGATGAACCCGATCATATGGTGGTGTGCCGGGAAGGCAGCCCGCTGGTGGTGGGTGTGGGCATCGGTGAGAACTTTATTGCGTCGGATCAGCTTGCATTGCTGCCAGTGACCGACCGCTTTATGTTCCTGGAAGAGGGCGATCTAGCAGATATCCGCCGGGATCATATTGAAATTCATGACCGTGAAGGTACACCGGTTGAGCGCAGCATCAGCCGGTTTGAGCACAGCGCAGACTCTGCGGACAAAGGCGAGTACCGGCACTTCATGCTCAAGGAAATCAACGAGCAGCCAAGAGTCATCAAGGCCACCATGGAAGGCCGTGTGACAGAATCACGGGTCTTGGAGCAGGCGCTTGGCACCGAAGCCGGCGACTTACTGAAAGACGTCCGCCACGTACAGATCATCGCCTGCGGCACGAGCTACCACGCTGGCATGGTTGCCCGCTACTGGATTGAAGATCTGGCCGGCGTGCCTTGCTCCGTGGAGGTGGCCTCCGAGTTCCGTTATCGCAAGCACGTAATCCAGAAAGACACCCTGTTTTTATGTATCTCCCAGTCCGGTGAAACCGCCGATACTCTGGCGGCGCTGCGGCAGGCCAAAAAGGCCGGCTTCCGTGCCGCGCTGGCCATCTGCAACGTACCGGGCAGTTCTCTGGTACGCGAATCCGACCTGGTGATCATGACCCAGGCAGGGCCGGAAATCGGTGTTGCCTCCACGAAAGCCTTTACGACCCAGCTCACAGCCCTGCTTATTTTCACCCTGGCACTGGCTCGTAAAAATGGGTTAAGCGAAGAGCGGGAAGCGGATATCGTCAAAGCCCTGCATCTGGTGCCCGGCCAGGTCAGTGATGTTCTGGCACTGGACGGCGAGATCGCAGAGATCTCCAAGCGGTTCATGGACAAAAATCATGCCCTGTTCCTTGGCCGGGGCTCGCAGTTCCCGGTAGCTCTGGAAGGTGCCCTGAAACTGAAAGAAATTTCCTACATCCACGCTGAAGCTTACCCAGCCGGCGAATTGAAGCACGGCCCACTGGCGTTGGTAGACAGCGAAATGCCAGTGGTCACAGTTGCGCCCAATAACAGCATGGCTGAGAAGCTGAAATCGAACCTGGAAGAAGTCCGTGCCCGGGGCGGTGAGCTGTTTGTGTTTGCGGACCGTGCAGCGGATGTAAAACCGGAAGAAAACACCCACGTGGTGTTGCTTCCGGAAGTGCACGAAATCACGGCGCCGATTGTTTACACCGTTCCGTTACAGCTACTGTCGTACCATGTTGCCGTACTGAAGGGCACGGATGTGGATCAGCCGAGAAATCTGGCGAAAAGCGTAACGGTTGAGTAG
- the atpA gene encoding F0F1 ATP synthase subunit alpha, protein MQQLNPSEISDIIKKRIEKLDISSEAKNEGTILSVSDGIVLIHGLADVMSGEMIEFANGIFGMALNLERDSVGAVVLGDYEELAEGQKVRCTGRILEVPVGPELMGRVVDGLGNPIDGKGDLGTDLTAPVEKVAPGVIERQSVDEPVQTGLKAIDTMVPIGRGQRELIIGDRQIGKTAVAIDAIINQKDTGIKCIYVAIGQKQSSIAAVVRKLEEHGAMDHTIVVAAGAADPASMQFLAPYSGTSMGEYFRDRGEDALIIYDDLSKQAVAYRQISLLLRRPPGREAYPGDVFYLHSRLLERASRVNADYVEKFTNGEVKGKTGSLTALPIIETQAGDVSAFVPTNVISITDGQIFLETNLFNSGIRPAMNAGVSVSRVGGSAQTKIMKKLGGNIRLALAQYRELAAFAQFASDLDEATRKQLEHGQRVTELMKQNQYSPMSVAEMGTVLFAANEGFLDDVDVDKVVKFEAQLLDWMRSEQKDLLAKIDEKGDYNDEIAAGLKAALEKFKTTQSW, encoded by the coding sequence ATGCAGCAACTGAATCCATCCGAGATCAGTGACATCATCAAGAAGAGAATCGAAAAACTCGATATCTCTTCAGAAGCAAAGAACGAAGGTACAATCCTGTCTGTTTCTGACGGTATCGTACTGATCCATGGTCTTGCCGACGTTATGTCTGGTGAGATGATTGAATTTGCCAACGGCATTTTCGGCATGGCTCTGAACCTGGAGCGTGATTCCGTAGGTGCGGTTGTGCTGGGCGACTACGAAGAACTGGCAGAAGGCCAGAAAGTTCGTTGTACCGGTCGTATTCTGGAAGTTCCGGTCGGCCCAGAGCTGATGGGTCGTGTAGTTGACGGCCTGGGTAATCCGATCGATGGCAAAGGCGATCTGGGCACTGATCTTACCGCTCCGGTTGAGAAAGTTGCGCCGGGCGTTATCGAGCGTCAGTCCGTTGATGAGCCGGTACAGACCGGTCTGAAAGCAATCGATACCATGGTACCTATCGGCCGTGGCCAGCGTGAGCTGATCATCGGTGACCGTCAGATTGGTAAGACCGCCGTCGCTATTGACGCGATCATCAACCAGAAAGATACCGGCATCAAGTGTATCTACGTGGCCATTGGTCAGAAGCAGTCTTCAATTGCCGCTGTTGTGCGCAAGCTGGAAGAGCATGGTGCGATGGATCACACCATCGTGGTTGCCGCAGGCGCCGCCGATCCGGCATCCATGCAGTTCCTGGCTCCGTACTCCGGTACCTCCATGGGTGAATATTTCCGTGACCGTGGTGAAGACGCCCTGATCATCTATGATGATCTGTCCAAGCAGGCTGTGGCTTATCGCCAGATCTCCCTGCTGCTGCGTCGTCCGCCGGGCCGCGAAGCTTACCCGGGTGACGTTTTCTATTTGCACTCACGTCTGCTGGAGCGCGCTTCCCGCGTTAACGCCGACTACGTTGAGAAGTTCACCAACGGTGAAGTGAAAGGCAAAACCGGTTCCCTGACCGCTCTGCCGATCATCGAGACTCAGGCCGGTGACGTGTCTGCATTCGTACCGACTAACGTAATCTCAATCACCGACGGCCAGATCTTCCTGGAAACCAACCTGTTCAACTCCGGTATCCGTCCGGCAATGAACGCCGGTGTATCCGTATCCCGGGTTGGTGGCTCTGCCCAGACCAAGATCATGAAAAAGCTTGGTGGTAACATCCGTCTGGCACTGGCTCAGTATCGTGAACTTGCCGCTTTCGCACAGTTCGCTTCGGATCTTGACGAAGCGACACGTAAGCAGCTTGAGCACGGTCAGCGTGTGACGGAGCTCATGAAACAGAACCAGTACAGCCCGATGTCTGTGGCTGAAATGGGTACGGTTCTGTTCGCAGCCAACGAAGGTTTCCTGGACGACGTTGATGTCGACAAGGTTGTTAAGTTCGAAGCGCAGCTGCTTGACTGGATGCGCTCCGAGCAGAAAGACCTGCTCGCCAAGATCGACGAGAAAGGCGATTACAATGATGAAATCGCTGCCGGCCTTAAAGCTGCACTTGAGAAATTCAAGACCACTCAGAGCTGGTAA
- the atpD gene encoding F0F1 ATP synthase subunit beta translates to MSSGQIVQIIGAVIDVEFPRDSVPKIYDALLLEGGETTLEVQQQLGDGIVRTIAMGSTDGLKRGLKAENTGKAISVPVGTQTLGRIMDVLGRPIDEQGPIGEEERWGIHRKAPGYADQAASADLLETGIKVIDLICPFAKGGKVGLFGGAGVGKTVNMMELINNIAKEHSGLSVFAGVGERTREGNDFYYEMKDSNVLDKVAMVYGQMNEPPGNRLRVALTGLTIAEKFRDEGRDVLLFIDNIYRYTLAGTEVSALLGRMPSAVGYQPTLAQEMGELQERITSTKDGSITSIQAVYVPADDLTDPSPATTFSHLDATVVLSRDIASKGIYPAIDPLDSTSRQLDPLIIGDEHYEIARGVQTNLQRYKELKDIIAILGMDELSEEDKLTVSRARKIERFLSQPFHVAEVFTGSPGKYVSLKETISSFKGILNGDYDDMPEQAFYMVGGIEEAVEKAKEMKSKAKK, encoded by the coding sequence ATGAGTAGCGGACAAATCGTTCAGATCATTGGCGCGGTTATCGACGTGGAATTTCCACGTGACTCCGTACCCAAGATATATGACGCACTGCTGCTTGAAGGTGGCGAAACAACTCTGGAAGTCCAGCAGCAGCTGGGTGACGGAATCGTTCGTACTATCGCGATGGGCAGCACCGACGGCCTTAAGCGAGGCCTGAAAGCAGAAAACACAGGCAAGGCAATCTCGGTACCGGTTGGTACCCAGACCCTGGGCCGTATCATGGATGTTCTGGGTCGTCCTATCGACGAACAGGGCCCGATCGGCGAAGAAGAGCGTTGGGGTATCCACCGCAAAGCTCCGGGCTATGCCGACCAGGCAGCGTCTGCAGACTTGCTGGAAACCGGCATCAAGGTTATCGACCTGATCTGCCCGTTTGCCAAGGGTGGTAAGGTTGGTCTGTTCGGTGGCGCCGGTGTAGGCAAGACCGTTAACATGATGGAGCTGATCAACAACATCGCGAAAGAGCACTCCGGCCTCTCCGTATTCGCAGGTGTTGGTGAGCGGACCCGTGAAGGTAACGACTTCTACTACGAAATGAAGGATTCCAACGTACTCGACAAAGTGGCCATGGTTTACGGCCAGATGAACGAGCCCCCTGGAAACCGTCTGCGTGTGGCCCTGACTGGCCTCACCATAGCCGAGAAGTTCCGTGACGAAGGACGTGACGTACTGTTGTTCATTGACAACATCTACCGTTACACCCTGGCGGGTACTGAAGTTTCCGCACTGCTGGGCCGTATGCCTTCAGCGGTAGGTTATCAGCCGACGCTGGCCCAGGAGATGGGTGAGCTGCAGGAGCGTATCACTTCCACCAAGGACGGCTCTATTACGTCGATCCAGGCGGTCTACGTGCCAGCGGATGACTTGACTGATCCGTCACCAGCCACCACCTTCTCGCACCTGGATGCGACCGTGGTACTGAGCCGTGATATCGCTTCCAAGGGTATCTATCCGGCGATTGATCCGCTGGATTCCACCTCGCGTCAGCTGGATCCGCTGATCATCGGTGATGAGCATTACGAAATAGCCCGTGGCGTGCAGACCAACCTGCAGCGTTACAAGGAGCTGAAAGACATCATCGCCATCCTGGGTATGGACGAACTGTCAGAAGAAGATAAACTGACAGTATCCCGTGCCCGTAAGATTGAGCGTTTTCTTTCCCAGCCGTTCCACGTTGCTGAAGTATTCACCGGTTCACCCGGTAAGTACGTTTCCCTGAAGGAAACCATCAGTAGCTTCAAGGGCATCCTTAACGGCGATTATGACGATATGCCTGAGCAGGCGTTCTACATGGTCGGTGGCATCGAGGAAGCGGTCGAGAAAGCGAAGGAAATGAAGAGCAAGGCGAAGAAGTGA
- the atpG gene encoding F0F1 ATP synthase subunit gamma translates to MAIGKEIRNQITSIKSTQKITSAMEMVAASKMRKAQERMQATRPYAEKMRQVIGHIAKANAQYKHPFMVQRDVKRVGYIVVSTDRGLCGGLNANLFKALIREMKAWKDKGVEIDLCAIGQKGASFFRSYGGNVVAALTHLGDSPSSDKLIGNVKVMLDAFSEGKIDRLYVVSNEFVNTMTQSPTVEQLLPLPESEDEEEIKNQWEYLYEPDARQILDGLLPRFIESQVYQGVVENLACEQAARMIAMKSATDNAGDIIGELQLAYNKARQAAITQEISEIVSGAASV, encoded by the coding sequence ATGGCCATCGGCAAAGAAATACGTAATCAGATTACAAGCATCAAGAGCACGCAGAAAATCACCAGTGCCATGGAAATGGTTGCTGCGAGCAAGATGCGTAAAGCTCAGGAACGCATGCAGGCTACCCGCCCGTATGCTGAAAAGATGCGACAGGTGATCGGGCACATTGCCAAGGCAAATGCTCAGTATAAACATCCGTTCATGGTCCAGCGAGACGTTAAGCGCGTGGGCTATATTGTGGTGTCAACTGATCGTGGTCTTTGCGGTGGTCTGAACGCCAACCTGTTTAAAGCGCTTATTCGTGAAATGAAAGCGTGGAAAGACAAAGGAGTGGAAATCGATCTGTGCGCCATCGGACAGAAAGGGGCCTCCTTTTTCCGGAGCTACGGCGGTAACGTCGTTGCGGCACTGACCCATCTGGGCGATAGCCCGAGCTCTGATAAACTCATCGGCAACGTCAAGGTGATGCTGGATGCGTTCTCGGAAGGCAAGATTGACCGCCTTTATGTGGTCAGCAACGAGTTCGTAAACACCATGACCCAGAGCCCGACGGTAGAGCAGCTCCTGCCCCTGCCTGAGAGCGAAGACGAAGAAGAGATCAAGAACCAGTGGGAATATCTCTACGAGCCCGATGCCAGGCAGATCCTCGATGGCCTTCTGCCACGTTTTATTGAGTCCCAGGTTTACCAGGGTGTGGTAGAAAATCTGGCATGTGAGCAGGCAGCCCGGATGATCGCCATGAAGAGCGCAACCGACAACGCCGGCGACATTATCGGCGAGCTTCAGTTGGCTTATAACAAGGCGCGTCAGGCAGCCATCACCCAAGAGATTTCGGAGATTGTGAGCGGCGCGGCTTCGGTCTGA
- a CDS encoding F0F1 ATP synthase subunit delta — MAELRTLARPYAKAAFSVAREHDQLAEWSRVLTIAGQVTANKDIRQLLANPGLEEQKKADMILEVAEAGDSEQVRNFFAVLAENGRLALLTEIAALFDTYRADLERTVDIEVTAAFELTDEQQQKLAQALSKKLERQVSLAASLDKSLIGGVIIRTGDMVIDASVRGKLTKLADALGS; from the coding sequence ATGGCAGAACTGAGAACGCTGGCCCGTCCTTACGCAAAGGCAGCATTTTCTGTAGCCCGGGAGCACGACCAGCTTGCTGAGTGGTCCCGGGTACTGACGATTGCCGGACAGGTCACTGCGAACAAAGATATTCGACAGCTTCTTGCGAATCCGGGTCTGGAAGAGCAGAAGAAGGCGGACATGATTCTGGAGGTTGCTGAAGCCGGCGACTCAGAACAGGTGCGCAACTTCTTTGCTGTGCTGGCTGAAAACGGCCGGCTCGCTCTTCTTACCGAGATTGCAGCGCTCTTCGACACGTACCGCGCTGATCTGGAGCGCACTGTTGATATCGAAGTGACCGCAGCCTTTGAGTTGACGGACGAACAGCAACAGAAGCTCGCCCAGGCACTCTCGAAGAAGCTCGAGCGGCAAGTGTCACTCGCAGCGTCATTAGACAAATCACTGATTGGTGGTGTGATTATCCGCACTGGCGATATGGTTATTGACGCATCTGTACGCGGAAAGCTGACTAAACTGGCCGACGCTCTGGGCTCCTGA
- a CDS encoding F0F1 ATP synthase subunit B: protein MNINLTILGQAIAFFIFVVFCMKMVWPPVIAALQERQKKIADGLAASDRAERDLELAQDKSAQELREAKQQAAGLIEQANKRAAQIVEASKDDARKEGEKLIEQARAEIEQERNQAREALRAEIAVIAIAGAEKILETSVDASKHNEMLEKLAAEL, encoded by the coding sequence GTGAACATTAATTTGACGATTCTTGGTCAAGCCATCGCGTTCTTTATCTTTGTTGTTTTCTGCATGAAGATGGTCTGGCCTCCGGTCATTGCCGCTTTGCAGGAACGACAAAAGAAGATCGCTGACGGACTTGCTGCTTCAGATCGTGCAGAACGTGACCTTGAACTGGCGCAGGATAAGTCAGCTCAGGAACTGCGTGAAGCCAAGCAGCAGGCCGCCGGCCTTATCGAACAGGCTAACAAGCGCGCTGCCCAGATTGTGGAAGCATCCAAGGATGACGCCCGCAAAGAAGGTGAGAAGCTGATTGAACAGGCCAGGGCCGAAATTGAACAAGAGCGGAATCAGGCTCGTGAGGCGCTGCGTGCAGAAATTGCCGTCATAGCCATTGCGGGTGCCGAGAAGATTCTTGAAACCTCTGTCGATGCCTCCAAGCACAACGAAATGTTGGAAAAACTGGCGGCAGAACTTTAA
- the atpE gene encoding F0F1 ATP synthase subunit C: protein METVVGMTAIAVALLIGLGALGTAIGFGILGGKFLEGAARQPEMTPMLQVKMFIVAGLLDAVTMIGVGIALFFTFANPFVGQLAG from the coding sequence ATGGAAACTGTAGTTGGAATGACCGCGATTGCTGTTGCATTGCTGATCGGCCTGGGCGCACTGGGTACCGCTATCGGCTTTGGTATTCTGGGTGGCAAGTTCCTGGAAGGCGCTGCGCGCCAGCCGGAAATGACCCCGATGCTGCAGGTCAAAATGTTCATCGTTGCAGGTCTGCTGGATGCTGTAACCATGATCGGTGTTGGTATTGCACTGTTCTTCACCTTCGCCAACCCGTTTGTCGGCCAGCTCGCCGGTTAA
- a CDS encoding F0F1 ATP synthase subunit I has product MAKPAPGGIQRPPIERWFAIESVVLVLVSLAFLLRGQVSGYSALLGGLIFLLPHGYFALKAFRYTGARSAKKIISSFYQGESGKLILCAILFTVVFKWIQPLDVAALFLTFAIMLVANWFTPFLVNSTQRR; this is encoded by the coding sequence ATGGCCAAACCAGCTCCGGGTGGCATTCAACGCCCGCCCATCGAACGATGGTTTGCAATAGAAAGTGTGGTACTTGTCCTGGTCAGCCTGGCGTTTCTGTTACGTGGTCAGGTTTCCGGTTATTCAGCGCTTCTGGGCGGTCTCATTTTTCTGCTGCCCCACGGTTATTTTGCGCTTAAGGCATTCCGCTACACCGGTGCGCGGTCTGCCAAAAAGATCATAAGCTCTTTTTACCAGGGTGAGTCCGGAAAACTCATCCTGTGCGCCATCTTGTTTACGGTGGTGTTTAAATGGATTCAGCCGCTTGACGTAGCGGCACTTTTTTTAACATTTGCGATCATGCTGGTCGCCAACTGGTTCACGCCGTTTTTGGTAAACAGCACGCAGCGACGCTAA
- the glmU gene encoding bifunctional UDP-N-acetylglucosamine diphosphorylase/glucosamine-1-phosphate N-acetyltransferase GlmU yields the protein MSPLHVVILAAGQGSRMKSSLPKVLHSLAGRPMLHHVIGTARQLGAEKIHTVIGHGGDKVREVTTESLVNWVVQEQQLGTGHAVAQALPHLPDDAHVLILYGDVPLTRADTLNAMVESLDDSTLGLLTVTLDNPQGYGRIVRDADGKVTSIVEQKDASADQLAIREVNTGILAVAAKHLKTWLPALSNANAQGEYYLTDIIAMAVEHNLKISVSQPEDPFEVQGVNNRLQLAELERWFQKREAERLMTEGATLADPARIDVRGELTIGNDILIDVNVVFEGKVSLGSNVSVGPGCVIRDAVIADGVHIHAHSVIEGAVIGNNAQIGPFARIRPGTKLAANTKVGNFVETKKTVVGEGSKINHLSYVGDASLGRNVNVGAGTITCNYDGVNKFRTVIGDGVFVGSNTSLVAPVLIGAGVTVGAGSTITRNVEDNELAVARARQRNIEGWERPKKTD from the coding sequence ATGAGCCCGTTACACGTCGTGATTCTGGCCGCTGGTCAGGGGTCAAGAATGAAATCTTCCCTGCCCAAGGTTCTGCATTCCTTGGCCGGCCGCCCGATGTTGCATCATGTCATCGGCACCGCCAGGCAACTGGGTGCCGAGAAGATCCATACGGTTATCGGCCACGGCGGGGACAAGGTTCGCGAGGTAACCACCGAAAGCCTGGTGAACTGGGTAGTGCAGGAGCAGCAGCTGGGCACAGGCCATGCCGTCGCCCAAGCGCTGCCCCACCTTCCGGATGACGCCCACGTTCTGATTCTTTACGGCGATGTCCCCCTGACCCGTGCAGACACCCTGAACGCCATGGTGGAGTCACTGGATGACAGTACCCTCGGCTTGCTGACGGTCACCCTGGATAACCCGCAGGGCTATGGCAGGATTGTGCGGGATGCGGATGGCAAGGTGACATCGATTGTCGAACAGAAAGACGCCAGTGCAGATCAACTGGCTATTCGTGAAGTGAACACTGGCATCCTTGCGGTAGCGGCGAAGCATCTGAAGACCTGGCTCCCGGCTCTGTCCAATGCCAACGCACAAGGCGAGTACTACCTCACCGACATCATTGCCATGGCGGTTGAGCATAATCTGAAGATCTCGGTATCCCAGCCGGAAGACCCTTTTGAAGTTCAGGGCGTGAACAACCGCCTGCAACTGGCAGAACTTGAGCGCTGGTTCCAGAAACGCGAAGCTGAGCGCCTGATGACAGAAGGCGCTACTCTGGCGGACCCGGCACGGATTGATGTGCGCGGGGAGCTGACCATTGGCAACGATATTCTGATCGATGTGAATGTGGTCTTTGAGGGTAAGGTCAGCCTTGGTAGTAATGTGTCTGTTGGGCCGGGCTGTGTTATCCGGGATGCCGTGATCGCGGATGGCGTGCATATCCACGCGCACAGCGTGATCGAGGGCGCGGTGATTGGCAACAATGCTCAGATTGGCCCTTTTGCGCGAATACGTCCGGGCACAAAGCTGGCCGCGAACACCAAGGTAGGCAACTTCGTCGAGACCAAGAAAACCGTGGTGGGAGAGGGAAGTAAGATCAATCATTTGAGTTACGTTGGCGACGCCTCTCTTGGGCGTAACGTGAATGTAGGTGCAGGAACCATTACCTGTAACTATGATGGGGTAAACAAATTCCGGACGGTCATTGGCGATGGGGTTTTTGTGGGTTCCAATACCTCCCTGGTAGCGCCAGTCCTTATCGGTGCAGGAGTGACCGTTGGGGCGGGTTCCACCATTACCCGGAACGTTGAGGATAATGAATTGGCGGTGGCCCGTGCACGCCAGCGCAACATCGAAGGCTGGGAACGGCCCAAGAAAACTGATTAA
- a CDS encoding F0F1 ATP synthase subunit epsilon produces MAITVHCDVVSAETKIYSGLVEMLIAAGSEGDLGIAPGHAPLLTQLKPGPIRIVKQGGEEEILYVSGGYLEVQPNLVTLLADTAVRAKDVDEAAAIEAQKEAEKALANKTGEFEYFRAAAELAEAVAQLRTIQQLRNKMR; encoded by the coding sequence ATGGCTATAACCGTGCATTGTGATGTGGTAAGTGCCGAAACAAAGATCTATTCCGGATTGGTGGAAATGTTGATCGCAGCTGGCTCTGAAGGTGACCTGGGTATTGCCCCGGGTCACGCGCCACTGCTGACCCAGCTTAAGCCTGGTCCCATTCGGATCGTCAAGCAGGGCGGTGAAGAAGAAATTCTTTACGTGTCAGGCGGCTATCTGGAGGTTCAACCCAATCTGGTTACTTTGTTGGCGGATACAGCCGTTCGTGCAAAGGATGTGGACGAAGCCGCTGCAATCGAGGCTCAGAAAGAAGCCGAGAAAGCGCTTGCTAACAAAACCGGTGAATTTGAGTATTTCCGCGCCGCCGCAGAGTTGGCCGAGGCTGTTGCTCAGCTTCGTACTATTCAGCAGTTGCGTAATAAAATGCGTTAG
- the atpB gene encoding F0F1 ATP synthase subunit A: MAGKTASDYIQHHLQNLTYGQLPADSVRPDGTVLSEATWTIAQTSEEAANMGFWAIHVDTMAWAIGLGALFLFVFRLAAKRATSGVPGGLQNFVEVMVEFVDKSVKETFHGKNAVIAPLALTIFCWVFLMNLMDLIPVDFIPHLFTLAGFPFMKIVPTTDINVSLGMALSVFVLILYYSIKIKGVSGFVGELTLHPFSSDNLFLKLVLIPVNLLLEGVSLLAKPVSLALRLFGNLYAGELIFILIALLPFWAQWALSVPWAIFHILIITLQAFIFMMLTIVYLSMAHEDNH; the protein is encoded by the coding sequence ATGGCAGGCAAAACCGCATCCGATTATATCCAGCATCACCTCCAGAACCTGACCTATGGGCAGTTGCCGGCAGACTCTGTACGTCCTGACGGTACCGTGCTCTCTGAAGCAACCTGGACCATTGCACAAACATCCGAAGAAGCTGCCAATATGGGTTTCTGGGCGATTCACGTAGACACAATGGCCTGGGCCATCGGTCTTGGCGCGTTGTTCCTGTTCGTGTTCCGTCTTGCCGCCAAGCGGGCAACTTCCGGGGTTCCCGGTGGTCTCCAGAACTTCGTCGAAGTGATGGTCGAGTTTGTCGATAAAAGCGTTAAAGAAACCTTTCATGGCAAGAATGCCGTCATCGCTCCGTTGGCACTGACTATTTTCTGTTGGGTTTTCTTGATGAACCTGATGGATTTGATACCCGTTGATTTCATTCCGCATCTGTTTACTCTCGCAGGCTTCCCGTTCATGAAGATTGTTCCGACCACGGACATCAACGTGAGCCTGGGTATGGCGCTGTCAGTATTCGTGCTGATTCTCTATTACAGCATCAAAATCAAAGGTGTGAGCGGCTTCGTGGGCGAACTTACGCTGCACCCGTTCTCATCTGACAATCTCTTCCTGAAGCTTGTACTGATTCCGGTCAACCTGTTGCTGGAAGGTGTCAGCCTGCTGGCCAAGCCAGTTTCACTGGCGCTGCGTCTGTTTGGTAACCTCTATGCGGGCGAGTTGATCTTTATCCTGATTGCTCTGCTGCCTTTCTGGGCACAGTGGGCATTGTCTGTACCCTGGGCGATCTTTCACATACTGATCATCACGTTGCAGGCCTTCATCTTTATGATGCTGACCATCGTGTACCTGAGTATGGCGCACGAAGACAATCACTGA